From Micrococcus porci, one genomic window encodes:
- a CDS encoding YceD family protein, whose protein sequence is MATTVPSGAPSPWVLSVRDLARGAGVQRELTTRLPAPAAVSMPMLGIPEGDPVDLELRLEAVHEGVLVTGTAHADLTGECSRCLLPLHEGITVDLQELFLADPPAEGDDEQPLVEHETVDLEPVFRDAVVTALPFQPLCRPDCEGLCADCGIRLEDAPAGHAHERVDPRWAALAALADTTEETSITETEKR, encoded by the coding sequence ATGGCCACCACCGTGCCGTCCGGCGCACCCTCCCCGTGGGTGCTCTCCGTGCGCGATCTGGCGCGCGGAGCCGGGGTCCAGCGCGAGCTGACCACGCGGCTGCCGGCCCCGGCCGCCGTGTCCATGCCCATGCTGGGCATCCCCGAGGGCGATCCCGTGGACCTCGAGCTCCGGCTCGAGGCGGTCCACGAGGGCGTGCTCGTCACGGGCACCGCGCACGCGGACCTGACGGGCGAGTGCAGCCGGTGTCTGCTACCGCTGCACGAGGGGATCACCGTGGACCTGCAGGAGCTGTTCCTCGCCGATCCGCCCGCCGAGGGCGACGACGAGCAGCCGCTCGTGGAGCACGAGACCGTGGACCTGGAGCCCGTGTTCCGGGACGCCGTGGTCACCGCCCTGCCGTTCCAGCCGCTGTGCCGGCCGGACTGCGAGGGCCTGTGCGCCGACTGCGGCATCCGGCTCGAGGACGCGCCCGCCGGGCACGCCCACGAACGGGTGGACCCGCGCTGGGCCGCGCTCGCGGCCCTCGCGGACACCACCGAAGAGACCTCCATCACCGAGACAGAGAAGAGATAA
- the rsmD gene encoding 16S rRNA (guanine(966)-N(2))-methyltransferase RsmD: MSRIIAGAAAGRPLRSVPGTGTRPTTDRTKEALFSWLQARDWLDGTRVLDLYAGSGALGCEAASRGAAHVTLVEKARRAAEVCRANAAALNAVLGAPVVQVAASSVEQALALPGDSADLILADPPYPESGPAFHAVLAAAAARLAAGGLLVLERSARDPAPERPAGLEQVEVRTYGETALYFWQDEG; encoded by the coding sequence ATGTCCCGCATCATCGCCGGCGCCGCCGCCGGCCGCCCCCTGCGCTCGGTGCCCGGCACCGGCACGCGCCCGACGACGGACCGCACCAAGGAGGCCCTGTTCAGCTGGCTCCAGGCCCGGGACTGGCTGGACGGCACCCGGGTGCTGGACCTCTACGCCGGCTCCGGCGCCCTGGGCTGCGAGGCTGCCAGCCGCGGGGCGGCGCACGTGACGCTGGTGGAGAAGGCGCGGCGCGCCGCCGAGGTGTGCCGCGCCAACGCCGCCGCGCTGAACGCCGTGCTGGGGGCGCCCGTCGTGCAGGTGGCGGCCTCGTCCGTGGAGCAGGCCCTGGCGCTGCCCGGGGACTCCGCGGACCTGATCCTGGCGGACCCGCCGTACCCGGAGTCCGGCCCGGCATTCCATGCGGTGCTGGCCGCGGCTGCCGCGCGCCTGGCCGCGGGCGGGCTGCTGGTGCTGGAGCGCTCGGCCCGGGACCCCGCGCCGGAGCGGCCCGCAGGCCTGGAGCAGGTCGAGGTGCGGACCTACGGGGAGACCGCGCTGTACTTCTGGCAGGACGAGGGCTGA
- the rpmF gene encoding 50S ribosomal protein L32: MAVPKRKMSRANTRARRSQWKAEAPSLVKTVENGRVSYRLPHQAELKTDAAGTPLFYEYKGRKVADA, encoded by the coding sequence GTGGCAGTCCCGAAGCGGAAGATGTCCCGTGCCAACACCCGTGCCCGTCGTTCCCAGTGGAAGGCGGAGGCTCCCTCCCTGGTGAAGACCGTGGAGAACGGCCGCGTGTCCTACCGTCTGCCCCACCAGGCGGAGCTGAAGACCGACGCCGCCGGCACCCCCCTGTTCTACGAGTACAAGGGCCGCAAGGTCGCCGACGCCTGA
- a CDS encoding aminotransferase class I/II-fold pyridoxal phosphate-dependent enzyme, whose amino-acid sequence MSHDSPSPTDAAAAPSDVRLAGPWRAASAAAGVLRDGAPVPTVFETMTALAVEHGAVNLGQGFPDADGPPELLALAAEAVTTGPNQYAPGTGRADLRAAVAAHRARHWGVAEDPDTQVLATTGATEAIAATVLALVRPGDEVITVEPFYDSHAAVVALAGGRHVTVPVHAPDFLPDPARIAAAITPRTRLLIVNTPHNPTGAVYPRALLEELVALCRARDVLMLSDEVYDHLVHEGRHVTLRAIPGAERIALTASSAGKSLAVTGWKVGWLTGPADLVAAVRGVKQFLSYSSGPAFQQAVAAFLPRADDFLAGQLARHRRSRDLLVSGLRDIGLDPVVPAAGYFTVVDLAPWGVRDAAAAARTWTERAGVAGIPVSALCRPDGDHLRSWLRLTFCKSEDTVAEAVARLTRHAADLRAG is encoded by the coding sequence ATGTCCCACGACTCGCCCTCCCCCACCGACGCCGCCGCGGCCCCGTCCGACGTGCGCCTCGCCGGGCCCTGGCGCGCGGCCTCCGCCGCCGCCGGCGTCCTCCGCGACGGCGCCCCCGTGCCCACCGTGTTCGAGACGATGACGGCCCTGGCCGTCGAGCACGGGGCCGTGAACCTCGGCCAGGGCTTCCCGGACGCGGACGGTCCGCCCGAGCTCCTCGCCCTCGCCGCGGAGGCGGTCACCACCGGACCCAACCAGTACGCCCCGGGGACGGGCCGCGCCGACCTGCGCGCCGCCGTCGCCGCCCACCGGGCACGCCACTGGGGCGTGGCCGAGGACCCGGACACGCAGGTCCTGGCCACCACCGGCGCCACCGAGGCGATCGCGGCGACCGTGCTGGCCCTCGTGCGGCCCGGCGACGAGGTGATCACCGTCGAGCCGTTCTACGACTCGCACGCCGCCGTGGTCGCCCTGGCCGGCGGGCGGCACGTCACCGTCCCGGTCCACGCCCCGGACTTCCTGCCGGACCCGGCGCGGATCGCCGCCGCGATCACGCCCCGCACACGGCTGCTCATCGTGAACACGCCGCACAACCCCACGGGCGCCGTCTATCCGCGCGCCCTGCTCGAGGAGCTGGTGGCGCTGTGCCGGGCGCGCGACGTGCTGATGCTCTCGGACGAGGTCTACGACCACCTCGTGCACGAGGGCCGGCACGTCACCCTCCGGGCGATCCCCGGCGCGGAGCGGATCGCCCTCACCGCCTCCAGCGCGGGCAAGTCCCTGGCCGTGACGGGGTGGAAGGTCGGCTGGCTCACCGGGCCGGCCGACCTGGTGGCCGCCGTCCGGGGAGTCAAGCAGTTCCTCTCCTACTCCTCCGGGCCGGCCTTCCAGCAGGCCGTGGCCGCGTTCCTGCCCCGGGCGGACGACTTCCTGGCCGGCCAGCTGGCCCGCCACCGCCGCTCCCGCGACCTGCTGGTGTCCGGGCTCCGGGACATCGGCCTGGACCCGGTGGTCCCGGCCGCCGGCTACTTCACCGTGGTCGACCTCGCCCCGTGGGGCGTGCGCGACGCCGCGGCGGCCGCCCGCACATGGACGGAACGGGCGGGCGTCGCCGGCATCCCCGTCTCGGCGCTGTGCCGACCGGACGGGGACCACCTGCGCTCGTGGCTGCGGCTGACGTTCTGCAAGTCCGAGGACACCGTGGCCGAGGCCGTGGCCCGGCTGACGCGCCACGCCGCCGATCTCCGCGCCGGCTGA
- the rnc gene encoding ribonuclease III translates to MASPQTRTGSVPVPESSALLERLGVHITAGTLERALTHRSYAYEHGGLPTNERLEFLGDSVLGFVVTDHLFTAFPDLPEGDLARRRAAIVSTRALAKVARRIGVGPHVRLGTGETRTGGADKDSILADTFEALIGAVYRDHGAVAAAALVHRHVVPLLDEPGLLRESTDWKTVVAEAASRHGLGEVRYDIEGQGPAHDPRFRATLTVGGRAFGSAVASSKKQAERDAAAEGWPELSATLPAAGS, encoded by the coding sequence ATGGCGTCCCCGCAGACCCGGACGGGGTCCGTCCCCGTCCCGGAGTCCTCTGCGCTTCTCGAGCGTCTCGGCGTGCACATCACCGCCGGGACGCTCGAGCGCGCTCTGACGCATCGCTCGTACGCGTACGAGCACGGTGGCCTGCCCACCAACGAGCGCCTGGAGTTCCTCGGGGACTCGGTGCTGGGCTTCGTGGTGACGGACCACCTGTTCACCGCGTTCCCGGACCTCCCCGAGGGGGACCTGGCGCGCCGCCGTGCCGCGATCGTCTCCACCCGCGCCCTGGCCAAGGTGGCGCGGCGCATCGGCGTCGGCCCGCACGTCCGGCTGGGCACGGGCGAGACGCGCACCGGGGGAGCGGACAAGGACTCGATCCTGGCGGACACCTTCGAGGCGCTGATCGGCGCCGTCTACCGCGACCACGGCGCCGTGGCCGCGGCCGCGCTCGTCCATCGCCACGTCGTGCCGCTCCTCGACGAGCCGGGCCTGCTGCGCGAGAGCACCGACTGGAAGACCGTGGTGGCGGAGGCCGCCTCCCGCCACGGGTTGGGCGAGGTCCGCTACGACATCGAGGGCCAGGGCCCCGCGCATGATCCGCGCTTCCGCGCCACCCTCACCGTGGGCGGGCGCGCCTTCGGCTCCGCCGTGGCCAGCTCCAAGAAGCAGGCGGAGCGCGACGCCGCCGCCGAGGGCTGGCCGGAGCTGTCCGCCACCCTGCCCGCCGCCGGGAGCTGA
- the coaD gene encoding pantetheine-phosphate adenylyltransferase, translating to MRRAVCPGSFDPLHKGHLEVIARAASMFDEVVVAVSDNPAKRYRFSTDERLELIRASVQGLAGVSAEAMGPGLLAEFCREIGAGVIVKGLRNGTDLEFEAPMAAMNRHLTGVETVFLTADARYTHLSSSLIKEVHGLGGDVREFVPAVVHARLEATRP from the coding sequence ATGCGTCGCGCCGTCTGCCCCGGTTCCTTCGATCCCCTCCACAAGGGGCACCTCGAGGTCATCGCCCGGGCGGCGAGCATGTTCGACGAGGTCGTCGTCGCCGTCTCGGACAATCCGGCCAAGCGCTACCGCTTCAGCACGGACGAGCGGCTCGAGCTGATCCGCGCCAGCGTCCAGGGGCTGGCCGGCGTGAGCGCCGAGGCCATGGGCCCGGGCCTGCTCGCGGAGTTCTGCCGGGAGATCGGGGCCGGCGTGATCGTCAAGGGCCTGCGCAACGGCACCGACCTCGAGTTCGAGGCCCCCATGGCCGCCATGAACCGCCACCTCACCGGCGTGGAGACCGTCTTCCTCACCGCGGACGCCCGCTACACCCACCTGTCCTCCTCCCTGATCAAGGAGGTCCACGGCCTCGGCGGCGACGTCCGCGAGTTCGTGCCCGCCGTCGTCCACGCCCGCCTCGAGGCGACCCGCCCGTGA
- the galU gene encoding UTP--glucose-1-phosphate uridylyltransferase GalU: MTEQSTAASPTRPRTRKAVIPAAGLGTRFLPATKAMPKEMLPVVDRPAIEYVVAEAVSAGLGDVLMITGRNKRALEDHFDRHPALEQVLEAKGDTKRIDLIRASDLVGDIHYVRQGEALGLGHAVGCARRHVGDEPFAVLLGDDLIGEDEGLLARMIDVQHRLGGSVIALMEVPEDAVSAYGVAAVAPVDGEDDDVVAVTSLVEKPARGDAPSNLAIIGRYVLAPQVFEVLERTAPGRGGEIQLTDALQTLAAGEGEGFGVHAVVFRGRRYDTGDKLGYLQAVVELGVRHPELGGDLREWLKGFAAGL; encoded by the coding sequence ATGACCGAGCAGTCCACCGCCGCATCGCCGACCCGCCCGCGCACGCGCAAGGCCGTCATCCCCGCCGCCGGGCTCGGCACGCGCTTCCTGCCCGCCACCAAGGCGATGCCCAAGGAGATGCTGCCGGTCGTGGACCGTCCCGCCATCGAGTACGTCGTCGCCGAGGCCGTGTCCGCCGGCCTGGGCGACGTGCTGATGATCACCGGGCGCAACAAGCGCGCGCTCGAGGACCACTTCGACCGCCACCCGGCGCTGGAGCAGGTCCTCGAGGCCAAGGGCGACACCAAGCGCATCGACCTCATCCGGGCCTCGGACCTCGTGGGGGACATCCACTACGTCCGCCAGGGCGAGGCCCTCGGCCTCGGCCATGCGGTGGGCTGCGCGCGCCGCCACGTCGGCGACGAGCCCTTCGCCGTGCTGCTCGGCGACGACCTCATCGGCGAGGACGAGGGCCTGCTGGCCCGCATGATCGACGTCCAGCATCGCCTGGGCGGGTCCGTGATCGCCCTGATGGAGGTCCCGGAGGACGCGGTCAGCGCCTACGGCGTCGCGGCCGTGGCCCCGGTGGACGGTGAGGACGACGACGTCGTGGCGGTCACCTCCCTCGTGGAGAAGCCGGCCCGCGGGGACGCCCCCTCGAACCTGGCGATCATCGGCCGCTACGTGCTGGCGCCCCAGGTGTTCGAGGTGCTGGAGCGCACGGCCCCCGGCCGCGGCGGCGAGATCCAGCTCACCGACGCCCTGCAGACGCTGGCCGCCGGCGAGGGGGAGGGCTTCGGCGTGCACGCCGTGGTGTTCCGCGGCCGCCGCTACGACACGGGCGACAAGCTCGGCTACCTGCAGGCCGTCGTGGAGCTCGGCGTGCGGCACCCGGAGCTCGGCGGGGACCTGCGCGAGTGGCTCAAGGGGTTCGCCGCCGGGCTCTGA